A single genomic interval of Candidatus Binatia bacterium harbors:
- a CDS encoding class I SAM-dependent methyltransferase → MKRFSSRALFFLSCFFIGCGSNSVLWRKGEVPFIPTPSGVVDRMLELAEVKATDVVYDIGSGDGRIVIRAAKKYGASAVGIEIDGELIDRARSRASVEGVDHLVKFREEDALNADISEASVVTLYMFPDFNNKIEPKLRKLRSGARVVSHDFGIEGWTPTKTETVADTRFHTHTLYLWIVP, encoded by the coding sequence ATGAAACGATTCAGCTCGCGCGCGCTCTTTTTTCTTTCCTGTTTTTTCATCGGTTGCGGGTCGAATTCGGTCCTCTGGAGAAAGGGCGAGGTTCCGTTTATTCCTACGCCGTCCGGGGTCGTGGACCGGATGTTGGAACTGGCCGAAGTGAAAGCGACCGACGTGGTTTACGACATCGGCAGCGGCGACGGCCGCATCGTCATCCGGGCCGCTAAGAAGTATGGCGCAAGCGCCGTAGGGATAGAAATCGACGGCGAGCTGATCGATCGCGCACGCTCGCGGGCCAGCGTGGAGGGAGTCGATCATCTCGTAAAGTTTCGCGAGGAAGATGCTTTGAATGCAGATATCTCGGAAGCCAGCGTCGTGACGCTTTACATGTTCCCGGATTTCAACAACAAGATCGAGCCTAAACTGCGCAAGCTTCGGTCAGGGGCGCGGGTGGTGTCGCACGACTTCGGCATAGAAGGATGGACGCCGACGAAAACGGAGACGGTGGCGGATACCCGATTTCATACCCATACTCTTTATCTCTGGATAGTTCCCTGA